The Asticcacaulis excentricus CB 48 genome includes a window with the following:
- a CDS encoding glycoside hydrolase family 35 protein, which produces MMDRRQILGGLAASAVTLGFSAGDASAAPSRFTIKDDQFLLDGQPLHLMAGEMHYPRIPRELWRDRLRKLKALGLNTLSTYTFWSAHEKKPGVYDFSGNLDVAAWVKMAQEEGLHVLLRPGPYACAEWDNGGYPAWFLNDPDIRPRSLDPRYMGPSGQWLKRLGQEVAHLEIDKGGPVLMTQIENEYGSYGNDLNYMRAVRDQVRAAGFSGQLYTVDGAAVIENGALPELFNGINFGTYDKAEGEFARYAKFKTKGPRMCTELWGGWFDHFGEVHSNMEISPLMESLKWMLDNRISFSFYMLHGGTSFAFDAGANFHKTHGYQPDISSYDYDAMLDEAGRVTPKYEAARELFRRYLPPERFTALPEPEKALKIERFALRETAPLSQLYPKGTSHPQPKTFEQMGQNHGLMLYRHAAKTAVSGHLKMADVRDYALVSAGQTRFGTLDRRLKETEIEVSLKAGDTLDLLIDAMGHVNYGDQIGKDQKGLIGPVTLNGKPLTGWTHQGVPLDDLSVLRFKRQRVNGPAFYRGTFETSEAGFTFLDLRGWGKGYVWVNGHNLGRYWSVGPQRAVFVPAPYLKRGVNEVVVLDLHDQGERSLAGSGSQIWDLPGLVKG; this is translated from the coding sequence ATGATGGATCGCAGACAGATTCTCGGTGGGCTGGCCGCTTCGGCGGTAACGCTCGGTTTTTCAGCCGGTGACGCCAGCGCGGCCCCGTCGCGCTTTACGATAAAGGACGATCAGTTCCTGCTGGACGGACAGCCTCTGCACCTGATGGCGGGTGAGATGCACTATCCACGCATCCCGCGCGAACTGTGGCGTGATCGTCTGCGTAAGCTGAAGGCGCTGGGGCTGAACACGCTCTCGACCTACACCTTCTGGAGCGCGCATGAGAAAAAGCCCGGCGTCTATGATTTCAGCGGCAATCTCGATGTCGCCGCATGGGTGAAGATGGCGCAGGAAGAGGGGCTGCACGTCCTGTTGCGGCCCGGCCCCTATGCCTGTGCTGAATGGGACAATGGCGGCTATCCGGCCTGGTTCCTCAATGACCCGGACATCCGCCCGCGTTCGCTCGATCCGCGCTATATGGGCCCGTCAGGGCAGTGGCTGAAGCGGCTGGGGCAGGAGGTGGCGCACCTTGAGATCGACAAGGGCGGCCCGGTCCTGATGACGCAGATCGAGAACGAATACGGCTCCTACGGCAACGATCTCAACTATATGCGCGCCGTCCGCGATCAGGTGCGCGCCGCCGGTTTCAGCGGTCAGCTTTATACGGTCGATGGGGCGGCGGTCATCGAGAACGGCGCCTTGCCGGAGCTGTTTAACGGCATCAATTTCGGCACCTATGACAAGGCGGAAGGCGAGTTTGCGCGCTATGCCAAGTTCAAGACCAAGGGCCCGCGCATGTGTACCGAGCTGTGGGGCGGCTGGTTCGACCACTTCGGTGAGGTGCATTCCAATATGGAAATCTCGCCTCTGATGGAGAGCCTCAAATGGATGCTCGATAACCGCATCAGCTTCTCCTTTTATATGCTGCACGGAGGCACCTCGTTTGCCTTTGACGCCGGGGCCAACTTCCACAAGACCCACGGCTATCAGCCGGATATTTCGAGCTATGATTACGACGCCATGCTGGATGAGGCCGGGCGCGTCACGCCGAAATACGAGGCGGCGCGCGAGCTGTTCCGTCGCTACCTGCCGCCGGAGCGTTTCACCGCTTTGCCGGAACCGGAAAAGGCCCTCAAAATTGAGCGCTTCGCCCTGCGTGAAACCGCGCCCCTGTCGCAACTCTACCCGAAGGGGACCAGCCACCCGCAACCCAAAACCTTTGAGCAGATGGGGCAAAATCATGGCCTGATGCTGTATCGCCACGCGGCCAAGACGGCTGTTTCCGGCCATCTGAAAATGGCTGATGTGCGCGACTATGCCCTCGTCAGCGCCGGTCAGACGCGCTTCGGAACGCTGGATCGCCGCCTGAAAGAGACCGAGATTGAGGTGTCGCTGAAGGCTGGGGATACGCTCGACCTGCTGATCGACGCTATGGGCCACGTCAACTATGGCGATCAGATCGGCAAGGATCAGAAGGGGCTGATCGGGCCGGTGACCCTGAACGGCAAGCCGCTCACCGGCTGGACGCATCAGGGCGTGCCGCTCGATGACCTGAGCGTCTTGCGCTTCAAGCGGCAGCGCGTTAATGGCCCGGCCTTTTATCGCGGCACGTTTGAAACCTCAGAGGCGGGCTTCACCTTCCTTGACCTGCGCGGCTGGGGCAAGGGCTATGTCTGGGTCAATGGCCACAATCTGGGCCGCTACTGGTCCGTTGGGCCGCAGCGCGCCGTCTTCGTCCCGGCCCCCTATCTCAAGAGGGGTGTCAATGAGGTGGTGGTGCTTGATCTCCATGATCAGGGCGAACGCTCACTGGCCGGTTCGGGATCGCAGATCTGGGACCTGCCGGGTCTGGTGAAGGGATAG
- a CDS encoding glycoside hydrolase family 125 protein, with protein sequence MQRRQFLTALGATSFAALATPALAEIPPMSPQVASGLRLPPQQRGFRSAAVEATIARARRAIRNPALARLFENAYPNTLDTTVELGEVDGKPDTFVITGDIKALWLRDSSAQVTPYLPLVTEDKALQRLFVGLIHRQSRCILIDPYANAYMHDPKARTNLSWSQTDFTDMKPGVAERKWEIDSLCYPVRLSYLYWRQTGDVSAFDDTWRAAMHTVVDTFRVQQRKENNGPYRFQRTASEPTETLARGYGAPTRKVGLIHSGFRPSDDACLYPFLIPANHFAVVSLRQLAELAEPTGLGTAFAQSCLALAQEVSDALNAYGRLSAPDGGDMWAYEVDGFGNGLFMDDANVPSLLSLPYLGACRIDDPLYQRTRRAVLSRRNPYYFEGKVLSGVGSPHSEPETVWPIALMMQILTTQDKAEQRACLEGILRASAPRGFVNESVHKDDAGHFTRSWFAWANSLFGETVLTLMRTAPDLL encoded by the coding sequence ATGCAACGCAGACAATTCCTGACCGCTTTGGGGGCCACCAGCTTCGCGGCATTGGCGACGCCCGCTTTGGCCGAGATTCCGCCCATGTCGCCACAGGTGGCGTCCGGCCTGCGGCTGCCGCCGCAACAGCGCGGTTTCCGCTCGGCGGCGGTCGAAGCCACCATCGCCAGGGCCCGGCGTGCTATCCGTAATCCGGCTCTGGCGCGGCTGTTTGAAAATGCCTATCCCAACACGCTCGATACAACGGTCGAACTGGGGGAGGTCGATGGTAAGCCCGACACCTTCGTCATTACCGGCGATATCAAAGCCCTGTGGCTGCGCGATTCCTCGGCGCAGGTGACGCCCTATCTGCCGCTGGTTACGGAGGACAAGGCGCTGCAACGCCTGTTTGTCGGTCTGATACATCGTCAGTCGCGCTGCATTCTGATCGACCCCTATGCCAATGCCTATATGCACGACCCCAAGGCGCGCACCAACCTTTCGTGGTCGCAGACCGACTTTACCGACATGAAGCCGGGCGTAGCCGAGCGCAAATGGGAAATCGACTCGCTGTGCTATCCGGTGCGCCTGTCCTACCTGTACTGGCGTCAGACCGGGGATGTCAGCGCTTTTGACGACACCTGGCGCGCCGCCATGCACACGGTGGTCGATACTTTCCGCGTGCAGCAGCGCAAAGAGAATAATGGTCCTTACCGCTTTCAGCGCACGGCATCCGAACCCACCGAGACGCTTGCCCGCGGCTACGGGGCCCCGACACGCAAGGTCGGTTTGATCCATTCCGGCTTCCGCCCGTCCGACGATGCCTGCCTCTATCCCTTCCTCATCCCGGCCAATCATTTCGCGGTCGTGAGCCTGCGGCAATTGGCGGAACTGGCCGAGCCGACAGGGTTGGGGACGGCGTTTGCGCAGTCCTGTCTGGCGCTGGCGCAGGAGGTCAGTGACGCCCTGAACGCCTATGGCCGCCTCAGCGCGCCGGACGGTGGCGACATGTGGGCCTATGAGGTCGATGGCTTCGGCAATGGCCTGTTCATGGACGACGCCAATGTGCCGAGCCTTCTCAGCCTGCCCTATCTGGGGGCCTGTCGGATCGACGATCCGCTCTATCAACGCACCCGACGCGCGGTGTTGAGCCGTCGCAACCCCTACTATTTCGAAGGCAAGGTCCTGTCCGGTGTCGGCAGCCCGCATTCGGAACCTGAGACGGTGTGGCCCATCGCCCTGATGATGCAGATACTGACCACGCAGGACAAGGCGGAGCAACGCGCCTGCCTTGAGGGGATTTTGCGGGCCTCGGCCCCGCGCGGCTTCGTCAATGAGTCGGTGCATAAGGATGACGCCGGTCATTTCACCCGCTCATGGTTTGCCTGGGCCAACAGCCTGTTCGGAGAGACGGTGCTGACCCTGATGCGGACTGCCCCCGACCTTCTGTGA